The DNA region ATttataatataaataaacaagGAAACAATGCAATATTTATAGAATTTATTAATAGTTCATTTTGAACTATTTTTTAGGTATATTTTAGAATCACGAACGAGAGAAGCCCTTTTCTTTTTATGATTAGTGCCaaataaaagatatatatatatatatatatatatatatatatatatatatatatatatatatatatatatatatatatatatatatatatatatatatatatatatatatatatatatatatatatatatatatataataaaaaaagTTTTATACTATTTGTATATCAAAATTATTCATAAATATAACTTTAAAGATAATTCAATAGACAATTATTTAGTATTTATAATTGGCTGATTGTATAAAAACAATTTATACCAATAGCATTTATGAGTTAAATTTTAAAAAGAATGACATTAATGTTTATTGAATATATAACTAATCCCGTCGAGAGCTACATAAATTGTGATATACATATTTCTTAATTCTCCTGACGACACTATCTTGAATGCTTTTAGGCTATTTGAAAAGGAGCTGGTTTAAGTGAGGGATATGCAAAAGGTCCTTCAACTAATCCTTTTGCTAATAGTTTATATGCTACTTCTGTAAAATGAACTCCATCCCAGTTTATATTTTTAGAAGGGTCAGAGCAAACAGTTGTATTAGGACTTCCACACCCCATTCTTGGATCAAAATTATGTGGCCCACCGCCTCCACAACATGCCTTGAATGTCTCATCCTTATCAAAACCTACATAAAAACTTGTACTTTATTTAAATATTGTACATgtatatataaataaaattttgCAGAAAAACAATTATTAATATATAAATGAACAACTTAATTAACAATCATTATTGCTATATGTATAATAAgttaaatattaaataaaaaaaactaCCCACCATATTTTTGCGGTTCTTCATACAAACGTTTGGCATTATTATAATAGTCAAAGTATATTATCTTGACATCAGGGTAAGTCTCTCTTAATGTAGTTATAGAATAGATTAGATTGTCATTAAAATATTGTATGACAGTATTAAATGCCTTAAAGCATCCAAATTCATCGTAGTTTTTTGTATTATTAGTATTCACCACTGCCAAAAGGGAGGCACTACACCCCACTGGAAAGTTCCCTGGAATAACTATCTCTACAGCTCCCTCTTTGATTAATGACTATCACATGGAAAGAAAAAAGTAGTTACTACATTATTATAACTTATATTGAAGTAGTTATTAAAATACATAAATTTATTATAACTTACTATGGTTGTTTCTGTAATTTTATTAACCACTAAGGGAATAAGATTTCTGAAGTTTGAAAATTTTGGTGTAATATGAGAGAAAATATCATTTCCACCAATTTCTCCGACTAAAAATAATGATTTCTTAAAGTAGTTACGACAATCTGTATcataaaaataacaaatattgTTAACTCtttgattaaaaaaaatattttgaaaattacATTAAATGTATATGCAAAAGAAGATGTGACAATACCTTTTTTGTTTTTACATAGTGAAGGCTTGAGTCTCTTAAACATCTTAAGTTGAACACTCAATGAGTTATTAGTTCCAGGTAGAGCAACCATACTTTTATtgaaataattaaaatcaagTGCAGTGGCACCAGCAAATGCAAAGTTCACTCCTTTCGTGATATCTTGGCCTTCAATGAGATTTTTATAGGCTGGCAAAAATGGCAATCCATATGCTTGAGCTACAAAATAAAGTGAGTATCAGGGAATATATCTAATAAAATACTAATAACACAATATAAAGGAATATATCTTAATTCTCTTTAGCCTCACTTTTATATTCAGAAATATACTTTTACCCTCCAAGGTTAAAAGTATATACaaataaaactaaaaaataataaatttacCTATGAAATCTATAATCAAGCGTCCATTTGACAAACGTCCTGAGGGATGTTTAAAATACGTTGATCCATAAGGACTATTGATAGGCATAGGTGGGTGAAGAGTTGCTTCATTTCCTGTGTCGCTTATTGAATCACCAAAATTAAATATAGCTTCATAGGGAAGAGGATTGACATTTGAAAGTACATTTCTGAATATAAAAGTGAGGCTAAAGAGAATTAAGAACTTCATGTTATTATTATAAGTCATGAGTTTATCAATGTTGATATATGTGATGATGGTAGATTGAATTTATATATATTATCTCACAAGCCACTTATCTTGTCATACATCTTTTGATCTTACACATTAACTAATATTTTCCAACACATAAACAACTTTAAAtaaatatttgttatttttaccGTATTTTTTCAACTTTGCTTTTGTTGTTATATAACTATAAATACACTCACATAGCACCCTATAAAAAGAACGATACATTAAATAAAATGTTGTATCGATGGTTTTGTATAGAATAGTCGATGACACCTTTATTCCCCAACAAACCATGTtggatttttattattttgttatgacataaaatttgtgcctcaattgggtttgagtcGTAACCATGGCGAACATGGaggaaaggtggacacctaagtgtgttagagtcccatacggtgaaagatacttaaagtgggttagagtcccatacgagtgacGGTCACTTGAACTGaggattaagcctcatagaggacccgatatccaccacgacagtcgaatcatacgagcatgtGTGAACTGATCCTGGCTTAGACGTAGGTCCGTTC from Lathyrus oleraceus cultivar Zhongwan6 chromosome 1, CAAS_Psat_ZW6_1.0, whole genome shotgun sequence includes:
- the LOC127115382 gene encoding GDSL esterase/lipase At5g45910-like, with protein sequence MTYNNNMKFLILFSLTFIFRNVLSNVNPLPYEAIFNFGDSISDTGNEATLHPPMPINSPYGSTYFKHPSGRLSNGRLIIDFIAQAYGLPFLPAYKNLIEGQDITKGVNFAFAGATALDFNYFNKSMVALPGTNNSLSVQLKMFKRLKPSLCKNKKDCRNYFKKSLFLVGEIGGNDIFSHITPKFSNFRNLIPLVVNKITETTISLIKEGAVEIVIPGNFPVGCSASLLAVVNTNNTKNYDEFGCFKAFNTVIQYFNDNLIYSITTLRETYPDVKIIYFDYYNNAKRLYEEPQKYGFDKDETFKACCGGGGPHNFDPRMGCGSPNTTVCSDPSKNINWDGVHFTEVAYKLLAKGLVEGPFAYPSLKPAPFQIA